In the genome of Aestuariirhabdus haliotis, the window GTACTGCCAGGTTCTTCTTGGATTGTTGTAGCGTGGCATTGGATACCTCATCTTCAGTTAGATGTTGGTATCCGTTAAAGCGGGGGAGGTTCACAGTCCGACAACATGCGCTTGTTAAGCGCATTTGAGCACAATTGGTAGAGCGTTCTGGAGCAGGTTTTCTAAATCTTCCGGCCACACTGAAGCTTCTTTCATTTTATCTATTAGCTCTAGAAAGCTACTATCCGTCAACAGCATTGTGGCTGTTGATGCTGCATAATTTGCCTGGGGGACGCACTCTCTTAATAAACCTTCAACTACGCCCAGTAGCCTGTTCTTTGTTCTTGTATCAACAGCTACTTGATAGGCGTTCCACCGTTCCCATGACGTTTCAATAAGCTCGCTGACTTTTTCCCCGATTTTATAACGGCTAAATACCAGACGATCTGAGTGATTAAGGTTGGTAACCTGAATTGTACAGGCTCCAATTTCCGAAATACCCCTCAATCTGTAGAGACGGAGAGCCAAGTGATCTTTAGGATCATCTCGATAGGGATTTACAATAGGGTCTGCCACTACATCATGGGTTCCCTTAGAGCTATTACACTTTTTGCATGATGGTAAGAGGTTCTCCCAATCAACCACCTTATCTGGATTGCTTTTTTTATCTTCGAAATGCTCAACCTCCATATAGTTACTCTCTGTCTCTAGTGGACATTCACAATATGCGCACTTGCCAAAGCTAGAACAAAGTAGAGGTTCTTTGATGTGATGGTGATTCCAAACAGACTTTCCGCTACTTTTGAACTCAGCAGTTAACTCTGCGACCTTTTCAACAGTTAGGTAGGTGGGAGCCAGAACTCTTTGTAACTTAATCACTCGCCAACCTCCCGAATGGAAATTAGCTCAAGTTTGAGTAGCTTCCTAAGATAGTTTTCAGAATGAAGCAATTTGTCTAATTCCTTATAGACTGCTTCAGCTGCAGAATAGTTTTCTTCGGTTATCGCCTTCTCGAATTCGGAAAGCTTTTCTTTGTAGGTATCAGTTCTTGTATCTTCCATGCCCATTACATCGGTAAGCACTTCTTCTACAGTCCAACCTTGAAAGCCATAAGAGCCTCCATTCAGCTGCCTTCTATAAACTCCATCATCATTCGAAGCTAATGCAATAATTTCATTTGGCTTAGCATTCTGCAAGATATGAGGACTATGCGTTGACGTTATAAACTGAATTTTTGGGAAAACATCGACCAATATTCCAGCAATTTTTGCTTGCCATTCAGGGTGCAAATGAAGCTCAAGCTCATCTATTAGAATAATCCCATCGAATTCATCAGCTTTTATGCAAGGGGATTTAAAGCGAAGTTCAATATCTTTAATAATTCCAAAAATAATCGACAAGCAAGACTTAAACCCAGATGACAAATATTCGTAGTAGATTTCGCCACTTGGAGAATCAACCATTATCTCATTAGAAGATGCGAGTACTTTTTTAAAGCTAAACCCTTCGCTTAGTAATGAGAAGGCCTTTTTTGCTATTTCTAGGTTGTGCAGTTGCTCTACAGTCAACGCCCCTTCATGAGCTGAATACAAGTATCGATTCACAAACCAATTTTTGACTTCGTTAATATTTACTCCAGATTTAGCCTCTTGATAAGACGTGTTAATGTTTTTATCTGTGTCTTTCGCAACTGCTTGAAGGGGTTGATATTGAAACGTTCTGGTGACTTTTAGCGAAAGTAGTTTTTCCGAATACTGGTGCAAACCATTAATGCTTGATTGCTTATCTGGATCAAAGTCAGCGATTCGAACATTTGACTGTTGGTCACCGTTTTCTGTTTCGATAATCGATTTAAATGTTCCTTGAGCACTTGAGACGTTTCTCTTAAGAATATTTGTATTACTAGCCGAAAAGGAATGAGCCACACATTCTAGAATTGTAGTCTTACCTATACCATTGGGACCGCATATAAAATTCATATGATTATCAAAATCAATGTGCAGATTTTTGACTCCACCAATGCCTTCGATATCTATCGACTTTATTTTCATGTTAATTCCATTCCTGGGTGGGTGTATCGCTTAACGCCTTGGTAACGT includes:
- a CDS encoding HNH endonuclease — translated: MIKLQRVLAPTYLTVEKVAELTAEFKSSGKSVWNHHHIKEPLLCSSFGKCAYCECPLETESNYMEVEHFEDKKSNPDKVVDWENLLPSCKKCNSSKGTHDVVADPIVNPYRDDPKDHLALRLYRLRGISEIGACTIQVTNLNHSDRLVFSRYKIGEKVSELIETSWERWNAYQVAVDTRTKNRLLGVVEGLLRECVPQANYAASTATMLLTDSSFLELIDKMKEASVWPEDLENLLQNALPIVLKCA
- a CDS encoding AAA family ATPase yields the protein MKIKSIDIEGIGGVKNLHIDFDNHMNFICGPNGIGKTTILECVAHSFSASNTNILKRNVSSAQGTFKSIIETENGDQQSNVRIADFDPDKQSSINGLHQYSEKLLSLKVTRTFQYQPLQAVAKDTDKNINTSYQEAKSGVNINEVKNWFVNRYLYSAHEGALTVEQLHNLEIAKKAFSLLSEGFSFKKVLASSNEIMVDSPSGEIYYEYLSSGFKSCLSIIFGIIKDIELRFKSPCIKADEFDGIILIDELELHLHPEWQAKIAGILVDVFPKIQFITSTHSPHILQNAKPNEIIALASNDDGVYRRQLNGGSYGFQGWTVEEVLTDVMGMEDTRTDTYKEKLSEFEKAITEENYSAAEAVYKELDKLLHSENYLRKLLKLELISIREVGE